GGGTGCCGAAAACACCGGAGTCTGTTTTCGGCAGATGGACGGACGGAGATTTCCAGCCCTTAAAGTTCGAGAATATCTACTTCTACACAGAATTTATAGAGGATTTTAAGGTCTTGTCTTACCTACATGTGCTTTTACAGTACACGTACAAACCTGTTTTGGGAGTCGCACATACGATTTTCACGTCACTTTGCAGTTATCAATATCTCGCGCCTTATTCATATCTTGGTACTTGAACACCAGacgaatttatttatttcatcccAAAGGCCCGAAGGAATTACATGGATTCATTGAGATTTTCCATTTTATCGAAAACTTTATCGATACCGTAGAAGAGGCCATATACGTCGCCGGTGACAGAATGACAGTGTGGATAATTGTCGTCGGCTCCGAATACGGCAGAGGCACGAAGAGATTGCCACAAGGGGCGCTGACACCtgagcgccaccgctagctcgACGCGTGTATTCCGACAACTGAGTAACTCTGCCTAATTAACACCGCAACTGTAGTTACACTTAGCAAAAGTAACTTGTTTTAAACTGAGTACAGGCCTGTATTTTTTAGCAATATTTTACTGTGAAGGGAGAGACACCGGGCTTCACTTCCGCGATACGTTTTCATGCATGGCTTTGCTTCCAGGGAAAAACTTTTGCCGGTTCTAATGACAAACTCTGCTCTGACAATAACAAACTCTTCTCATAAAATATTTTAATACTGGAGTTCCCCAAGTCAATAAAAACGTCCATAAGATATCGACAGTGCGATAAAAAGTCACCAGACGTAAAAATTCTACATAAACTGGACTAACAACACTTCTCAGCCACAAGCACATACGCGCCGTTGTACACATACCCTTCAACAATTCTTGGTTCATCAACAGTCCAGCGCTTTATCTTAAAACCTGTTGTCTCGATGGCGCTTTTTACCATATCCTCCGCAAGACACATTGCTCGAAAAGCAGTTTTCCCAACTCTGTAAGATGTGGCTCCGAGGACACCGCATTGAACAAGGAATCCTCCAGTTTTGACCAGCTGATAGATGTTGAAAGATGCCTGGTTGTAAGCGGCCAAATCAGGTGCAGCGGCTTCCAGACAAAGGACTGTCAGCACGACGTCATACTCAATGCGGTGTTCTTCAGGCAAAACTGTCGGGTCATACACATCGCATGGTACCACATGCTTGATGGCTTTCCGGGTTCGCTCTTGAATTTCCTCAGCTCCTGCTCTCACGTCTCTGCAAAGATATCAAAAATAAGAACGCAATGGTCATGGTTGCATGCATACacatgcaatggggtagggtatcgcaccgccacggtgaaacaccccatctcctCGTCAGAATCTTTTGTTGTCGTTGTGCATGCATATTcgtattattttttattttatttatttttttttctgagcagCATACGGAAGAGTCCGAATCAGTTTTGGAAGGGTATCGATATTATCGAATCGACATTTTCCCCAAAGAAATATCCATGTTTTACTTCCCTCGTGAAAAAGGACACCTCCTTTTGCGTAAGCCGGCAATTCCTTCTCGGATATCGACACTTCTATCCCGAATGCCGATATCGTATCGCCAAAATAGATATTTTTCTCGCTGATATTGATGTACGTTAGTAATCTCCCGGTAATCGATCATAAATATGACCGAAGAAAAATTTGGAGATGGTGGCTACTTCGTGTGTAGAAGGACAACAGTTCCTCGAGAGCCTTCATGA
This portion of the Ornithodoros turicata isolate Travis chromosome 3, ASM3712646v1, whole genome shotgun sequence genome encodes:
- the LOC135390071 gene encoding nicotinamide N-methyltransferase-like, encoding MNCEEVKEQYRRDFDPVLYQAAVKSKDFLHLFYQQQLHHIFDGDLIAGETLIDVGCGPTAHSLFPVTKRFSGIVQCELLEKNRAAVLRWLNKDPEMLDWSFFAESEARLEGYEDVRAGAEEIQERTRKAIKHVVPCDVYDPTVLPEEHRIEYDVVLTVLCLEAAAPDLAAYNQASFNIYQLVKTGGFLVQCGVLGATSYRVGKTAFRAMCLAEDMVKSAIETTGFKIKRWTVDEPRIVEGYVYNGAYVLVAEKCC